A part of Mycolicibacterium sp. TUM20985 genomic DNA contains:
- a CDS encoding alpha/beta fold hydrolase gives MRSPLLTARGGRGEPIVLVHGLMGRGTTWSRQLPWLTELGEVYTYDAPWHRGRHIEDPHPVSTERFVADLADAVAELGRPARLVGHSMGGLHSWCLAAARPDLVTALVVEDMAPDFRGRTTGPWEPWLHALPVEFTSERAVYDAFGDVAGRYFLEAFDRTATGWRLHGRPERWIEVAAQWGTRDYWQQWRAVRAPALLIEAENSVTPPGQMAEMQATGQRATHLRVPGAGHLVHDDAAREYRAAVEPFLAAFALRT, from the coding sequence ATGCGTTCCCCCCTGCTGACCGCTCGCGGTGGCCGGGGGGAGCCGATCGTGCTGGTGCACGGACTGATGGGGCGCGGTACGACCTGGTCGCGTCAGCTGCCGTGGTTGACCGAACTGGGGGAGGTGTACACCTACGACGCGCCGTGGCATCGGGGCCGCCACATCGAGGACCCGCATCCCGTCAGCACCGAGCGGTTCGTCGCCGACCTGGCAGACGCCGTCGCCGAACTCGGGCGGCCCGCCAGGTTGGTCGGACATTCGATGGGTGGCCTGCACTCGTGGTGCCTCGCGGCCGCGCGTCCCGATCTGGTGACGGCGCTGGTCGTGGAGGACATGGCGCCCGACTTCCGCGGCCGGACCACCGGACCGTGGGAGCCGTGGCTCCATGCGCTGCCCGTCGAGTTCACCTCGGAGCGCGCGGTCTACGACGCCTTCGGGGATGTCGCCGGGCGGTACTTCCTCGAGGCGTTCGACCGGACCGCCACCGGATGGCGATTACACGGCAGGCCCGAGAGGTGGATCGAGGTCGCCGCGCAGTGGGGCACCCGCGACTACTGGCAGCAGTGGCGCGCCGTTCGCGCGCCCGCCCTGCTCATCGAGGCGGAGAACTCCGTTACTCCGCCCGGCCAGATGGCGGAGATGCAGGCGACCGGTCAACGGGCCACGCATCTGCGCGTGCCCGGCGCCGGGCACCTCGTGCACGACGACGCCGCGCGGGAATATCGCGCTGCAGTGGAACCGTTTCTAGCGGCGTTCGCCCTGCGCACCTGA
- a CDS encoding serine hydrolase — MRGPARPRSQARRRATAIAVTCALVVALACGCAHSGPAAPAEAAYGAHIDTNTPQGLRAKQTVDMLNSEWPIGPVNVATLAAAPQVNDVAFMMDRMWWDRPFTVSGIDYGAGQSTLHLLTSYGVGQDIQLRTNDAGMVDRFQVTLQKPRITQWSDVDAVLTQSGAHYSYQASKVTDGTCTMVAGTHVNDSLPLASIFKLYVLLAIADAVNAGTVGWDDQLTITKEAKAVGSAGFEDLPPGSRVSVRDAAQQMISASDNMATDLLMARLGPGAMQRALVHAGHHDPASMTPFPNTHELFSVGWGEPDLREQWKEASPQGRAQIIAQTNSRHYEPDPERTHTPASPYGAEWYGTATDICRVHAALQTAAVGPAAPVRDILSATPGIELDETAWTYIGAKGGNLPGDIAFSWYAVDRTGQPWVVSFQLNWPKFRSLTAASWLLSIAQGAFALIQPA, encoded by the coding sequence TTGCGGGGACCGGCTCGCCCGCGTAGCCAGGCCCGACGGCGGGCAACTGCGATCGCGGTGACATGCGCCCTCGTCGTCGCCCTGGCTTGCGGATGCGCCCACAGCGGACCGGCCGCACCGGCCGAGGCTGCCTACGGCGCCCACATCGACACCAACACCCCTCAGGGGCTGCGTGCCAAGCAAACCGTCGACATGCTCAACTCCGAGTGGCCCATCGGACCGGTGAACGTGGCGACGCTCGCCGCGGCACCACAGGTGAACGACGTCGCCTTCATGATGGACCGGATGTGGTGGGACAGGCCCTTCACCGTCAGTGGGATCGACTACGGCGCCGGACAGTCGACCCTGCACCTGTTGACCTCCTATGGCGTCGGACAAGACATCCAGCTGCGTACCAATGACGCCGGGATGGTCGACCGGTTCCAGGTCACGCTGCAGAAGCCGCGGATCACGCAGTGGTCCGACGTCGACGCGGTGCTCACGCAGTCTGGGGCGCACTACTCGTATCAGGCGTCGAAGGTCACCGACGGCACGTGCACGATGGTGGCCGGGACCCATGTGAACGATTCGCTGCCGCTCGCCTCGATCTTCAAGCTGTACGTGCTGCTGGCCATCGCGGACGCGGTCAACGCCGGCACCGTCGGCTGGGACGATCAGCTGACCATCACCAAGGAGGCAAAGGCCGTCGGGTCCGCCGGCTTCGAAGATCTGCCACCGGGCTCTCGCGTGTCCGTGAGAGACGCTGCGCAGCAGATGATTTCGGCCAGTGACAACATGGCCACGGACCTGCTGATGGCACGCCTCGGCCCCGGGGCCATGCAACGGGCGCTCGTGCACGCGGGACATCACGACCCCGCCAGCATGACACCCTTCCCCAACACCCACGAGCTCTTCTCGGTGGGCTGGGGTGAACCCGATCTGCGCGAGCAGTGGAAGGAAGCGTCACCGCAGGGCCGGGCGCAGATCATCGCTCAGACGAATTCCCGCCACTACGAACCGGACCCGGAGCGTACCCACACGCCCGCCTCGCCGTACGGCGCGGAGTGGTACGGCACCGCGACGGACATCTGCCGGGTGCACGCCGCCCTGCAAACGGCCGCGGTCGGGCCCGCGGCGCCGGTGCGGGACATCCTTTCGGCCACTCCCGGCATCGAACTCGACGAGACGGCGTGGACCTACATCGGCGCCAAGGGCGGAAATCTCCCTGGCGACATCGCCTTTAGCTGGTATGCCGTCGATCGCACGGGTCAGCCGTGGGTGGTCAGCTTCCAGTTGAACTGGCCGAAGTTCCGCAGCTTGACGGCGGCCAGTTGGCTCCTGTCGATTGCCCAGGGCGCGTTCGCGCTGATCCAGCCCGCCTGA
- the mhuD gene encoding mycobilin-forming heme oxygenase MhuD, with product MSVVKINAIEVPPDAGPELEKRFANRAHAVDGQPGFLGFQLLRPVKGEDRYFVVTHWESEEAFQAWASGPAVEAHAGQRANPVATGASLLEFEVVLDVQRAGA from the coding sequence ATGTCCGTCGTGAAGATCAATGCGATCGAGGTACCGCCCGACGCAGGCCCCGAGTTGGAGAAGCGCTTCGCCAACCGCGCCCACGCCGTCGATGGTCAGCCCGGCTTCCTTGGGTTCCAGCTACTGCGTCCCGTCAAGGGCGAAGACCGCTACTTCGTCGTCACCCATTGGGAGTCCGAGGAGGCCTTCCAAGCCTGGGCCAGCGGCCCGGCAGTCGAGGCCCACGCGGGTCAGCGGGCGAATCCCGTCGCCACGGGTGCATCGCTGCTCGAGTTCGAGGTCGTGTTGGACGTTCAGCGGGCGGGAGCGTAG
- a CDS encoding carbonic anhydrase, producing MPNTSPITAWKALSEGNDRFVAGTPEHPSQSIDHRASLADGQKPTAVVFGCADSRVAAEIIFDQGLGDMFVVRTAGHVLDSAVLGSIEYAVTVLNVPLIVVLGHDSCGAVKATLAALDDGAVPGGYVLDIVERVTPSILLGRKEGLTRVDEFEARHVTETAKQLVSRSKAISDGVASGTLAIAGVTYHLADGRACLRESVGDIGAG from the coding sequence ATGCCGAACACGAGCCCGATAACCGCATGGAAGGCACTCAGCGAGGGTAACGACCGCTTCGTCGCCGGAACTCCCGAGCATCCCAGCCAGAGCATCGACCACCGTGCCAGCCTCGCCGATGGGCAGAAGCCGACCGCAGTGGTGTTCGGGTGCGCCGACAGCCGGGTGGCCGCCGAGATCATCTTCGACCAGGGCCTCGGGGACATGTTCGTCGTCCGGACCGCCGGCCACGTGCTGGATTCGGCGGTGCTGGGCTCCATCGAATACGCGGTCACGGTGCTCAACGTGCCCCTGATCGTCGTCCTTGGGCATGACAGCTGCGGAGCGGTCAAGGCGACGCTGGCAGCGCTCGACGACGGCGCGGTGCCCGGTGGCTACGTGCTCGACATCGTCGAACGCGTCACCCCATCGATCCTGCTGGGCCGCAAGGAGGGCCTGACCAGGGTCGACGAATTCGAGGCGCGTCACGTCACGGAGACCGCCAAACAGCTCGTCAGCCGGTCGAAGGCGATCTCCGACGGCGTCGCCTCCGGAACCCTGGCGATCGCCGGTGTCACCTACCACCTCGCCGACGGACGGGCCTGCTTGCGCGAATCCGTGGGCGACATCGGCGCAGGCTAA
- the clpC1 gene encoding ATP-dependent protease ATP-binding subunit ClpC has protein sequence MFERFTDRARRVVVLAQEEARMLNHNYIGTEHILLGLIHEGEGVAAKSLESLGISLEGVRSQVEEIIGQGQQAPSGHIPFTPRAKKVLELSLREALQLGHNYIGTEHILLGLIREGEGVAAQVLVKLGAELTRVRQQVIQLLSGYQGKETAETGTGGRGGEAGNPSTSLVLDQFGRNLTAAAMEGKLDPVIGREKEIERVMQVLSRRTKNNPVLIGEPGVGKTAVVEGLAQAIVHGDVPETLKDKQLYTLDLGSLVAGSRYRGDFEERLKKVLKEINTRGDIILFIDELHTLVGAGAAEGAIDAASILKPKLARGELQTIGATTLDEYRKYIEKDAALERRFQPVQVGEPTVEHTIEILKGLRDRYEAHHRVSITDGAIVAAATLADRYINDRFLPDKAIDLIDEAGARMRIRRMTAPPDLREFDEKIADARREKESAIDAQDFEKAANLRDREKTLVGQRAEREKQWRSGDLDVVAEVDDEQIAEVLGNWTGIPVFKLTEAETTRLLRMEDEIHKRIIGQEDAVKAVSKAIRRTRAGLKDPKRPSGSFIFAGPSGVGKTELSKALANFLFGDDDALIQIDMGEFHDRFTASRLFGAPPGYVGYEEGGQLTEKVRRKPFSVVLFDEIEKAHQEIYNTLLQVLEDGRLTDGQGRTVDFKNTVLIFTSNLGTSDISKAVGLGFTQGGGENNYERMKLKVNDELKKHFRPEFLNRIDDIIVFHQLTREEIVQMVELMIARVGNQLRAKDMTMELTDKAKALLAKRGFDPVLGARPLRRTIQREIEDALSEKILFDEVGPGQLVKVDVDNWDGEGAGEDAVFTFVGVPRPIVDEDAPDLAKAGATGTVTTSE, from the coding sequence ATGTTCGAACGCTTCACTGACCGCGCACGGCGCGTCGTCGTCCTGGCTCAAGAAGAGGCCAGGATGCTCAACCACAACTACATCGGCACCGAGCACATCCTCCTTGGCCTCATTCACGAAGGCGAGGGTGTCGCGGCGAAGTCGCTGGAGTCGCTGGGCATTTCCCTCGAGGGTGTCCGCAGCCAGGTCGAGGAGATCATCGGCCAGGGCCAACAGGCGCCGTCCGGGCACATCCCCTTCACCCCGCGCGCCAAGAAGGTGCTCGAGCTGAGCCTGCGCGAGGCGCTGCAGCTCGGCCACAACTACATCGGTACCGAGCACATTCTGCTCGGCCTGATTCGTGAGGGCGAGGGCGTTGCGGCCCAGGTGCTCGTCAAGTTGGGTGCCGAGCTGACGCGCGTGCGCCAGCAGGTGATCCAGCTGCTCAGCGGCTACCAGGGCAAGGAGACCGCCGAGACCGGCACCGGTGGCCGCGGCGGCGAGGCGGGCAACCCGTCGACGTCGCTGGTGCTCGACCAGTTCGGCCGCAACCTGACCGCCGCCGCGATGGAGGGCAAGCTCGACCCCGTCATCGGCCGCGAGAAGGAAATCGAGCGGGTCATGCAGGTGCTGAGCCGCCGCACCAAGAACAACCCGGTGCTGATCGGCGAGCCCGGCGTCGGCAAGACCGCCGTCGTCGAGGGGCTGGCGCAGGCCATCGTGCATGGCGACGTGCCCGAGACGCTCAAGGACAAGCAGCTCTACACCCTGGACCTCGGGTCCCTGGTGGCGGGCAGCCGCTACCGCGGTGACTTCGAGGAGCGCCTGAAGAAGGTGCTCAAGGAGATCAACACCCGCGGCGACATCATCCTGTTCATCGACGAGCTGCACACGCTCGTCGGTGCGGGTGCCGCCGAGGGCGCGATCGACGCGGCGTCCATCCTGAAGCCGAAACTCGCCCGCGGTGAGCTGCAGACCATCGGTGCCACCACGCTCGACGAGTACCGCAAGTACATCGAGAAGGACGCCGCTCTGGAACGACGCTTCCAGCCGGTGCAGGTGGGTGAGCCGACCGTCGAGCACACCATCGAGATCCTCAAGGGTCTGCGGGACCGGTACGAGGCGCATCACCGGGTGTCCATCACCGACGGTGCCATCGTCGCGGCGGCCACGTTGGCCGACCGCTACATCAACGACCGGTTCCTGCCCGACAAGGCGATCGACCTGATCGACGAGGCGGGCGCGAGGATGCGCATCCGCCGGATGACCGCTCCGCCAGACCTGCGCGAGTTCGACGAGAAGATCGCCGATGCCCGCCGGGAGAAGGAGTCCGCGATCGACGCGCAGGACTTCGAGAAGGCGGCCAATCTGCGCGACCGCGAGAAGACTCTCGTCGGTCAGCGTGCCGAGCGTGAGAAGCAGTGGCGCTCAGGTGACCTGGACGTCGTGGCCGAGGTCGATGACGAGCAGATCGCCGAGGTGCTCGGCAACTGGACCGGCATCCCCGTGTTCAAGCTGACCGAGGCCGAGACCACGCGTCTGCTCCGCATGGAGGACGAGATCCACAAGCGGATCATCGGACAGGAGGACGCCGTCAAGGCGGTGTCCAAGGCCATCCGCCGCACGCGCGCCGGCCTGAAGGACCCCAAGCGCCCGTCGGGCTCGTTCATCTTCGCCGGCCCGTCCGGTGTCGGTAAGACCGAGCTCTCCAAGGCGTTGGCGAACTTCCTCTTCGGCGACGACGACGCGTTGATCCAGATCGACATGGGCGAGTTCCACGACCGCTTCACCGCGTCGCGGCTCTTCGGTGCCCCTCCGGGGTACGTCGGCTACGAAGAGGGCGGCCAGCTCACCGAGAAGGTGCGCCGCAAGCCGTTCTCGGTCGTGCTGTTCGACGAGATCGAGAAGGCGCATCAGGAGATCTACAACACCCTGTTGCAGGTCCTCGAGGACGGCCGCCTCACCGACGGCCAGGGCAGGACGGTGGACTTCAAGAACACCGTGCTGATCTTCACGTCCAACCTCGGCACCTCCGACATCAGCAAGGCGGTCGGTCTCGGCTTCACCCAAGGTGGCGGCGAGAACAACTACGAGCGGATGAAGCTCAAGGTCAACGACGAGCTGAAGAAGCATTTCCGCCCGGAGTTCCTCAACCGCATCGACGACATCATCGTCTTCCACCAGCTGACGAGGGAAGAGATCGTCCAGATGGTGGAGTTGATGATCGCCCGCGTCGGCAACCAGCTCAGGGCCAAGGACATGACCATGGAGCTGACCGACAAGGCGAAGGCACTGCTGGCCAAGCGTGGCTTCGACCCGGTGCTGGGCGCACGGCCGCTGCGTCGCACGATCCAGCGCGAGATCGAGGACGCGTTGAGCGAGAAGATCCTCTTCGACGAGGTCGGCCCCGGTCAGCTCGTCAAGGTCGACGTCGACAACTGGGACGGCGAGGGTGCGGGCGAGGACGCGGTGTTCACGTTCGTCGGTGTGCCCCGGCCCATCGTCGACGAAGATGCGCCGGACCTGGCCAAGGCAGGCGCGACGGGAACCGTGACCACCTCGGAGTGA
- a CDS encoding histidine phosphatase family protein, producing MSEIVRLTLVSHAMTEAMAAGRFPRDEPLSALGQRQVDATVDLGVVDAALCAPEKRTRQTAELLGLRAETEPRLADLNCGGWRGSVLGGVGPAELTLWLTDPTQAPHGGESVVNLVTRVGNWLDSLSDRRGRIVAVTHPSVVRAVILVALNAPPKSFWRIDVGPVSRTVLHLRGHAWTLRSTG from the coding sequence GTGAGTGAGATCGTCCGGCTGACCCTCGTCTCCCACGCGATGACGGAGGCGATGGCGGCCGGACGGTTTCCCAGGGACGAGCCCCTCAGTGCCCTCGGGCAGCGGCAGGTCGACGCCACCGTCGACCTCGGTGTGGTCGACGCCGCACTGTGTGCGCCCGAGAAGCGGACCAGGCAGACCGCCGAGCTGCTCGGGTTGCGTGCGGAGACGGAGCCTCGACTCGCCGATCTGAACTGCGGCGGCTGGCGGGGCAGCGTCCTCGGTGGTGTCGGCCCTGCCGAGCTCACGCTCTGGCTGACCGATCCGACGCAGGCGCCGCACGGTGGCGAGTCGGTCGTGAATCTCGTGACCCGAGTGGGCAATTGGCTGGATTCATTGTCCGACCGCCGCGGCCGGATCGTGGCCGTCACCCATCCGAGCGTGGTGCGCGCCGTCATCCTCGTTGCACTGAACGCGCCGCCGAAGTCGTTCTGGCGCATCGACGTCGGCCCGGTCAGTCGCACGGTCCTGCATCTCCGCGGGCACGCGTGGACGTTGAGGTCGACGGGCTGA
- a CDS encoding CbtB domain-containing protein, with amino-acid sequence MTSSETHQSASRALDFSATKAAVWLSATAFLALLMLYFVGMDQGATSIFGSDTHVHEFLHDARHLLGFPCH; translated from the coding sequence ATGACTTCTTCCGAAACCCACCAGAGCGCTTCTCGCGCACTGGACTTCTCCGCCACCAAGGCCGCCGTGTGGCTGTCGGCGACCGCCTTCCTCGCGCTGCTGATGCTGTACTTCGTCGGCATGGACCAGGGCGCGACGTCGATCTTCGGCAGCGACACCCACGTGCACGAATTCCTGCACGACGCTCGTCACCTCCTCGGCTTCCCCTGCCACTGA
- a CDS encoding adenylate/guanylate cyclase domain-containing protein, with amino-acid sequence MVVPVSRAPRTRYASRGDLDIAYQVLGDGPSDLLVMPGPFIPIDSIDAEPSMSRFYRRLSTFCRVIRFDHRGMGMSSRIGADKITPACWAEDAIAVMDAVGCERVTVMGSGFTAISALILASDRPERLSGLILLTASARALWAPDYDVGIPRSGTSPFTTVAMEPDAVEQGFDILQLVAPSVSHDQAFRAWWDAAGNRAASPSMARRASQALVDADARERLPLITSPTLVVHRAQSSFVAVGHGRYLADNIAGARYVELPGADSLYWVGDATPILAEIEEFITGRRGSTDLERVLTTIVFTDIVASTERAASLGDEHWRDLLDGHDTVVRRELLRFGGREVNTAGDGFVATFSSPSVAIDCAVAIVDAIRTLGIEVRAGIHAGEVEVRGNDIAGMAVHICARVAALADPSEVLVSSTVREIVTGSHRAFTDRGAYQLKGVPGTWCVYTP; translated from the coding sequence GTGGTCGTACCCGTCTCGCGGGCTCCGCGGACTCGATACGCATCGCGGGGCGACTTGGACATTGCCTACCAGGTGCTCGGCGACGGTCCGTCGGATCTCTTGGTGATGCCGGGACCCTTCATCCCGATCGACTCGATCGACGCCGAGCCCTCCATGTCCCGGTTCTACCGGCGGTTGTCCACTTTCTGCCGAGTCATCCGATTCGACCATCGCGGCATGGGCATGTCCTCGCGCATCGGTGCGGACAAGATCACGCCGGCGTGCTGGGCGGAGGACGCGATCGCGGTGATGGACGCCGTCGGATGCGAACGCGTCACGGTGATGGGATCTGGCTTCACCGCCATCAGCGCGCTCATCCTCGCCAGCGACCGGCCCGAGCGACTGTCAGGCCTCATCCTGCTCACTGCCAGCGCGCGGGCGTTGTGGGCGCCCGATTATGACGTCGGTATCCCGCGCAGTGGCACCAGTCCGTTCACCACGGTCGCGATGGAACCGGATGCCGTCGAGCAAGGTTTCGACATCCTGCAACTCGTCGCTCCGTCCGTGTCCCACGATCAGGCGTTCCGGGCGTGGTGGGATGCGGCGGGCAATCGGGCAGCCTCACCGAGCATGGCCCGACGCGCCAGTCAGGCGCTCGTCGATGCCGATGCGCGGGAAAGGCTTCCGCTGATCACGTCGCCGACGCTGGTGGTGCACCGCGCGCAGTCCTCGTTCGTGGCGGTCGGCCATGGCCGCTACCTCGCCGACAACATCGCCGGGGCGCGCTACGTCGAACTTCCCGGAGCGGACAGCCTGTACTGGGTCGGCGACGCGACGCCCATCCTCGCCGAGATCGAGGAGTTCATCACCGGTAGGCGAGGCAGCACCGACCTCGAGCGAGTCCTCACGACGATCGTGTTCACCGACATCGTCGCGTCCACCGAGCGGGCGGCCAGTTTGGGCGACGAACACTGGCGCGACCTGCTCGACGGGCACGACACGGTGGTGCGCAGGGAACTGCTGCGCTTCGGTGGCCGCGAAGTGAACACCGCCGGTGACGGTTTCGTCGCGACGTTCAGCAGTCCCAGTGTCGCCATCGACTGTGCGGTGGCGATCGTCGACGCGATCCGGACGCTGGGCATCGAAGTGCGGGCTGGCATCCACGCCGGCGAGGTCGAGGTACGGGGTAACGACATCGCGGGGATGGCAGTTCACATCTGCGCGCGCGTCGCCGCCCTGGCCGATCCGAGCGAGGTCCTGGTGTCCTCGACGGTGCGCGAGATCGTGACCGGTTCACACCGCGCGTTCACCGACCGCGGCGCCTACCAACTCAAGGGTGTCCCGGGCACCTGGTGCGTCTACACCCCCTGA
- a CDS encoding CbtA family protein — protein MEKQIIGRGLLAGALAGVPAFAFARIFVEPVVERAIGFEDGVGTAHESMHGSGHDHGHGIELFTRGVQANVGMGFGVLAFSVAMGALFAVVFAVAYGRIGNVSARVLSVLVAGAMLLSLYVIPALKYPANPPAVSLEETIRQRTLLYLLMVVASAALLVGAVYLGRRLVSRLGAWNATLAAAGGYLVAIAVVMLVLPTTDETPGPLRDDAGNIVYEGFPADDLYEFRLFSLGVQVVMWVTIGLVFAALIAKVLDGRRTNVGVGLDT, from the coding sequence ATGGAGAAACAGATCATCGGGCGCGGCCTCCTGGCCGGCGCCCTCGCTGGTGTGCCCGCCTTCGCCTTCGCCCGGATCTTCGTCGAACCGGTCGTCGAGCGTGCCATCGGCTTCGAGGACGGGGTCGGGACCGCCCACGAGTCGATGCACGGGTCGGGGCACGACCACGGCCACGGGATTGAACTGTTCACCCGCGGCGTGCAGGCCAACGTCGGCATGGGCTTCGGGGTGTTGGCGTTCAGCGTCGCGATGGGTGCCTTGTTCGCCGTGGTGTTCGCCGTCGCCTACGGCCGGATCGGCAACGTGTCGGCCCGGGTGCTGTCGGTGCTCGTCGCCGGTGCGATGTTGTTGAGCCTGTACGTCATACCCGCACTGAAGTACCCGGCCAACCCGCCCGCGGTAAGCCTCGAGGAGACCATCCGTCAGCGCACGCTGCTGTATCTGCTGATGGTGGTGGCGTCGGCGGCGCTTCTGGTGGGCGCGGTGTACCTCGGCCGTCGACTGGTGTCCCGCCTCGGGGCCTGGAATGCCACCTTGGCCGCGGCGGGCGGCTACCTGGTCGCGATTGCCGTGGTGATGCTGGTCCTGCCGACGACCGACGAGACGCCCGGCCCGCTGCGCGACGATGCCGGCAACATCGTCTACGAGGGTTTCCCGGCTGACGACCTCTACGAGTTCCGGCTGTTCTCGCTCGGAGTGCAGGTCGTCATGTGGGTGACCATTGGTCTGGTGTTCGCCGCGTTGATTGCGAAGGTTCTCGACGGCAGGCGGACCAACGTGGGGGTCGGCCTCGACACGTGA
- a CDS encoding helix-turn-helix domain-containing protein, with amino-acid sequence MIESVSTLVLDGVAPFELGVICEVFGIDRTADGVPNFDFKLCGPEAGKPLRMTVGAHLTPDHGLDGLIGADLVAIPAISAPYPPEALNAIRVAAASGSIILTVCSGAFVAGAAGLLDGRKCTTHWMHADELAALHPTAVVDRDVLFVDDGNLITSAGTAAGIDACLHLVRRELGSEITNIIARRMVVPPQRDGGQRQYIDQPIPIRCSEGFAPQLDWILSNLDVPHTVASLARRASMSARTFARRFVDETGRTPMQWVTDQRVLYARRLLEETDLDIDRVADKSGFGTATLLRHHFRRVVGVTPSDYRRRFACDDSVCAATA; translated from the coding sequence ATGATTGAGAGCGTCTCGACGCTGGTGCTGGACGGTGTTGCCCCGTTCGAACTCGGCGTGATCTGCGAGGTCTTCGGCATCGATCGCACCGCCGACGGCGTGCCCAACTTCGACTTCAAGCTGTGTGGTCCCGAAGCCGGCAAGCCGCTCCGGATGACCGTCGGGGCGCACCTGACTCCCGACCACGGACTCGACGGCCTGATCGGCGCGGACCTGGTGGCCATTCCGGCCATCTCGGCTCCGTACCCGCCGGAAGCCCTCAATGCCATTCGCGTCGCCGCCGCATCCGGGTCGATCATCCTGACGGTGTGCTCGGGGGCCTTCGTCGCCGGTGCGGCCGGGTTGCTGGACGGCCGCAAGTGCACCACCCACTGGATGCACGCCGACGAACTGGCGGCACTGCATCCGACGGCCGTAGTCGATCGAGACGTGCTCTTCGTCGATGACGGCAACCTCATCACCAGTGCGGGCACGGCGGCGGGCATCGACGCGTGTCTGCACCTGGTACGACGCGAGCTCGGCAGTGAGATCACCAACATCATCGCCCGCCGGATGGTCGTACCGCCGCAGCGCGACGGCGGCCAGCGGCAGTACATCGACCAGCCCATCCCCATACGATGCTCCGAAGGTTTTGCCCCGCAACTGGATTGGATCCTGAGTAATCTGGACGTGCCACATACGGTCGCCTCGCTCGCCAGGCGAGCCAGCATGTCCGCCAGGACGTTCGCGCGCAGGTTCGTCGACGAAACCGGTCGCACCCCGATGCAGTGGGTCACCGATCAGCGGGTGCTCTATGCGCGACGACTGCTCGAGGAAACCGACCTCGACATCGACCGGGTCGCCGACAAGTCCGGATTCGGTACGGCGACCTTGCTGCGGCACCACTTCAGGCGCGTCGTCGGCGTCACGCCATCGGACTATCGTCGCCGGTTCGCTTGCGACGACTCTGTCTGTGCCGCAACGGCTTAG
- a CDS encoding HhH-GPD family protein: protein MVDASELLVWYSREQRDLPWRRPGVPAWQILVSEFMLQQTPVARVEPIWRDWVARWPTPSATAAASAADVLRAWGKLGYPRRAKRLHECAIVIACEHGDVVPHDVDTLLTLPGVGAYTARAVACFAYGQRVPVVDTNVRRVVARVVHGRADSPASVRDLAEVDAILPNDERAPGFSISLMELGAIVCTARSPRCGVCPLSVCSWRSAGYPPSTEPARRVQKFAGTDRQVRGRLLDVLRGNDTPVRRSQLDVAWLSDPAQRDRALDSLLTDGLVEQTAEGLFALAGEGGGGGGDPTPVN, encoded by the coding sequence ATGGTCGACGCGAGTGAACTTCTCGTGTGGTATTCACGAGAACAGCGGGACCTGCCGTGGCGGCGGCCCGGCGTGCCGGCGTGGCAGATCCTGGTCAGCGAGTTCATGTTGCAGCAGACCCCGGTTGCGAGGGTCGAGCCGATCTGGCGCGACTGGGTGGCACGATGGCCGACTCCGTCCGCGACTGCGGCGGCGAGTGCCGCCGACGTGCTGCGGGCCTGGGGAAAGCTCGGGTACCCGCGCCGGGCGAAGCGTCTGCACGAGTGCGCGATCGTCATCGCCTGCGAGCACGGTGACGTCGTACCCCATGACGTTGACACCCTGCTGACCCTGCCCGGCGTCGGCGCCTACACCGCGCGCGCCGTCGCCTGCTTCGCCTACGGTCAGCGCGTCCCGGTCGTGGACACCAACGTGCGACGCGTGGTCGCGAGGGTGGTGCACGGTCGGGCGGATTCACCCGCCAGCGTCCGCGATCTCGCCGAGGTCGATGCCATTCTCCCGAATGATGAACGTGCACCTGGGTTTTCGATTTCGTTGATGGAGCTGGGGGCGATCGTGTGCACCGCGCGCTCACCCCGCTGCGGGGTGTGCCCGCTGAGCGTCTGCTCGTGGCGGTCCGCCGGGTACCCGCCGTCGACCGAGCCGGCCCGGCGCGTGCAGAAGTTCGCCGGAACCGACCGCCAGGTGCGCGGCCGACTCCTGGACGTGTTGCGCGGCAACGACACTCCGGTGCGCCGAAGTCAGCTGGACGTGGCGTGGTTGTCGGATCCCGCCCAGCGCGACCGGGCGCTCGACTCTCTGCTGACCGACGGTCTCGTCGAACAGACGGCCGAGGGCTTGTTCGCACTCGCCGGTGAAGGTGGTGGAGGCGGGGGGGACCCCACACCGGTGAACTAG